A single genomic interval of Salmo trutta chromosome 13, fSalTru1.1, whole genome shotgun sequence harbors:
- the LOC115205382 gene encoding uncharacterized protein LOC115205382 has product MEAVLGLLVISAGVSHGLETSCDARQNGTQCYGALGGTVYLQLVTDATRYDGLSFYKGSTGAKTNILETRKDIWVIRDTTIKDRVHFFINNRTFRLNNTRSTDSGEYLLETFNSVGISSGTRGLHLFIEAPVSSPLMSSECLSHGEMRVSCSSEGDGPQYSWTLDGQTLRDTETSPGDETNTITLKKGLSGNLTCTIRNNISSDTVSRRISHCPGLIYVNCTSSNGTKVSEWVNVTGNTLCVESTTVVTLTEAPISKTSTGNTLCVESTTVATVTESPISKTSTGMEEKSCDAREHMSCHRALGETVCLQLMNNATGSELILKKKPTGASIRIFSMKNNTVSFHDSIKARSEFFINNGTFRISNTENSDSGEYLLEIYDSQ; this is encoded by the exons ATGGAGGCTGTTTTAGGACTGTTGGTGATCTCAGCTGGAGTGTCTCATG GCTTGGAGACTTCCTGTGATGCTAGACAGAATGGTACTCAGTGTTATGGAGCTCTGGGAGGAACTGTCTATCTCCAGCTGGTGACTGATGCCACGAGATATGATGGACTCTCATTTTATAAAGGCTCAACTGGTGCTAAAACAAATATACTCGAAACGAGGAAGGACATATGGGTAATAAGAGACACCACCATTAAAGACAGAGTACACTTCTTTATAAACAATAGGACATTTAGGTTAAATAACACAAGAAGTACAGATTCTGGTGAATACCTGCTAGAAACATTTAATTCAGTAGGGATATCATCAGGGACCAGAGGACTACACCTGTTCATCGAAG CTCCAGTGTCCAGTCCTCTGATGTCCTCTGAGTGTCTgtcccatggagagatgagggtgTCCTGTTCCTCTGAGGGGGATGGTCCCCAGTACAGCTGGACTCTGGATGGACAGACACTGAGAGACACTGAGACCTCTCCTGGTGATGAGACAAACACCATCACTCTGAAGAAAGGCCTGTCAGGAAATCTCACCTGTACCATCAGAAACAACATCAGCAGTGATACTGTCAGCAGGAGAATCTCACACTGTCCAG GGCTGATATATGTTAACTGCACCTCATCCAACGGGACAAAAGTATCAGAGTGGGTGAATGTCACTGGTAATACCCTGTGTGTTGAGTCTACAACAGTGGTGACATTGACTGAGGCTCCCATCAGTAAAACCTCCACTGGTAATACCCTGTGTGTTGAGTCTACAACAGTGGCGACTGTGACTGAGTCCCCCATCAGTAAAACCTCCACTG GTATGGAGGAGAAATCCTGTGATGCTAGAGAGCACATGTCATGTCACAGAGCTCTGGGAGAAACTGTCTGTCTTCAGCTGATGAATAATGCCACAGGGTCTGAActcatattaaaaaaaaaacccACTGGTGCAAGTATAAGGATATTCAGCATGAAAAACAACACAGTGAGCTTCCATGACTCTATTAAAGCAAGATCAGAGTTCTTTATCAACAACGGGACATTTAGGATATCTAACACAGAAAATAGTGATTCTGGTGAATATCTCTTAGAAATCTATGATTCACAATGA